Below is a window of Impatiens glandulifera chromosome 2, dImpGla2.1, whole genome shotgun sequence DNA.
gtttttatagataataaattagaaaaatattgtttatgacCTTGTGTCAGTTTTAGCCTTTTAAGTttacttattattttgaattagcTTTAACCTTTTAAGTTTACTAATCTTATTTTCTTAGATGGATTGCAACTAGAATTATCTTGGTCTGACTTAACCTATGGACTTGTCAAGTTTACCCTAGACCAGCATTGCATTATGAATGATTTCTTTTGAATAACTTGGTTTTTCTCGAATTTATAGACATGTAAAAAAAGTTCATTATATATGAGGCAtgtttaacttttatatttaatagaaattaGCATTTATCACCTTGATTATCAAGGTAACTCGGTGATAAGAATcggtttaagagaccaaaatattATGGGTTCGATTTTATCTGaaaacgttttgagtttaagtggaATCGTGTATGTGGAGTGTCATTCttctctaattttaaaaattagcaCTTATCTGAATTTTCTTGTTCATGATTTTCAATATTAACAGTTGGTTTGCCTAAATTGTATATTGCATCTTTTGTTTGGACAAAAAGACATTAAAGCAACAATTAGGTCTTAATCTTTTCCATATGAATAtgaatttctttatattatttattgttttattaatgtGTAATGTGTATTGTTATATTCATTATCCATATCAATGATAGGCCAAAAGTGATAATTATATGTCTCTCAccaaataacaagaaaatagtATCTTATATATTGTTAGGTTTTTATGAACAAGtcttttttgtatatatatttgtctctTACATTTTGTTTATGTTGGGTGAGTCTTACTTGTTGGTTGATTGGGGATCTAATACTAACCGGACTTGAGCTGGTATTTAGGAGAAATTCGTTGAGGAGTCTTTGACTTGTAGCGTGCTGGAACATTTCTGATGAGGGATTAAGtgaagtttttaaaaacttGTCATCCTTGGAAGagcttcaaatttatttttacaacatCACACTTGTAGGTTTGGAACTTGTTGGTCGCCACTGTCCGGGATTGAAATCACTCACATTTAATCAAAACGGAATGTTTCATGAATATGAGTCTGAAAATGAGGAAGCATTTGCTATAGCAAGAAGCATGCCTGAGCTGCGTCACCTTAGCCTATTTGAGAATCCGATGTCGAACAATGGTCTTCAAGCTATCCTCTACTCTTGCCATCATCTTGAATCACTTGATATTAGGCAGTGCTTTAGCGTTAAACTTGTGGATTGTGAATTGAGTAAAATATGTTCTTCTATAAAAAGACTCCGCGACCCTCATGACTGTATTGATGattatgaattcaaattcgaCTCATGCATTCTCAGCACGGAACCTTATCATGATTTCGTCTCCTTTGAACATTCCTTCATGTAGCGGGGTAATGGAGGATTGGAGTTTAGATTTATTCTAAATGTTTTGATTGTGTTTTTGATGTACCTTTACTTTTTGCAAGGACCCATCTTTGTTTTGTGTTGAAATTTGTTTGACTGcctaaaaaaacttataatatgcatatttgaaaatgtgaaactGCTAAATAAATAATCAGAACTActaaaacttaatatattaaaaataatactagGTTGTAAGCTTCAATCATGATCATAATATTAGTACATGaaacatttaattataaaacatttagAGTTTTATGTTGgttatgttcaaatttttacaaaaaatcaAACCAtccaatcatatatatatatatatatatattattattaaattatttaatttattaattaaaatattataactatatcaattataaaaatttaaatattgttattattaaataacttatttcaaAACTTAATTAGTTAATGAATAActaaatccaaaaaaatatcttttatctATCTCAATCTTATTTATTGTATCACTTCATTTattgatcaaaatattaaaatattatatattttaaattataattttttattttatcattatatattaatattttttatttatatatcttcaaaattattgtccattattattttttaaataacaaatttttttctaaaaacccTTATCTAAACCAGGCCTAAACCATTATTTATTGATAAacttatttgatataaattttataaaagaactcACCGACCAAATCATCCAATCACCCAAAATGAactgattaaaataatatttttcttgatttatatatatatgtgcttCTTTCTCTCAAAAGCCCTAGTTTTGGTGAATAATGTTATCAACTTCTCGTTCTCTCCGCTCGGCGGCGGAGTCCTCTTCTTTGACTCTTCGCCCGAGTAAAGAAGTAATGAAGGTTGGAAACTGGGTGGACTTCTTGCCGCGTGATATCTCTTTGGAGATTCTGCAAAAGGTTGGGACCATTGACAAGTTGATGAATATCCAGAAAGTAAGTATCTCCTGGTATAGAAAATCTGTCAAGACCCTAAACTATGGCGCTCCATTGACATGCAAAACATCAAGGATCTCCCCTACACGAGCAACATTATAGTTAAGATGGCCATGAATGCAATTGACCGGAGTCGTGGCCAATTGATTGATCTCAAAATTGAAGATTTTGGAAGTGAATATCTCCTTATGCATCTTATTAATAGGTATTCATGATTAAATCATTATTGTTGGTTTTTTTCTAATTctagtaaaatattattataagaaaaaatccTAAACTATctcataaatattataatcattcTATTATTAAATCTTAGGAAGAACTTTTGAATGACCTTTAAATGTTTTGTCTTTCATTTTTTACCTTAGAATGCTTGTACCCTAATGCAATACAAGTTCTGAATGAATTTTTGAATAACCTTGTTTTTCTCATGTTTATACacatgtaattttatttatttatatttgttggttgatttttactaaaaatgtcTTAAGTTGAAATGGaacaactttaaaaaaaaaatttgtatctATTGCATCTTTTGTTGGGACAAAAGAATGTGAAAGCAGCAATTAgctttttattgttttcttgtgaatatgaatttctttatattaattttaccgtgtattattatattcaatatcAATGATAGGCCAAAAGAGTTATCAACTTCTAAAATGTTGATAATTAAATGTTTCTCaccaaataaaaagaaaatagtatcttatatatattgttaggttTTTTATGAACAACAAGTCTTTTTGGATCTATATTTGTCTCTTAAAGTTTGTTTATAATAGGTGAGTTTTACTTGTTGGTTGTTTGTCGAACTGACACTTTGAAAGATTGTATATTTAAGGGAAATCAGTTGAAAAGTGTTCGACTTGTAAAGTGCTTGAACCTTTTTAATGAGGGGTTAATTGAAGCTGTTAAAAAGTTGCCATACTTGGAAGAGCTTCACATTTATTATGGGAAAATCACATATGTAGGTCTGGAACTTGTTGGTCGCAATTGCCCAGGTTTAAAATCATTGACATATAATATAAAAGGTATGTTCCCTCCTgtatattttgattatgatgACGACGATGGACACTATTCTAGTAATGAAGCATTTGCTATAGCAAGAAGCATGCCTGAGCTTCGTCACCTTAGCCTATTTGGGAATCAAATGTATAACGATGGTCTGGAAGTTATACTCGACTATTGTCCTCATCTTGAATCGCTTGTCCTCATCTTGAATCACTTGATCTTAGGCAATGTTTTAGAGTTGACCTTGAGGAATGTGAAGAATTGAGTAAAAGATGTTTTTTCCATAAAGGGATTCCGCCCCCCTAATGACTCTACCGATGATTATGAATTCGACTCATCAATATGGTGAAATTATCCATATTGGTAATGAAGGTTATTTCTATATCGGTGGTGAAAATGATTATCATACCGAAAATTATGGTGAATACTGGATCAACGGCTTCTTAGGTGCGAATGTTAGTAGAGCTGCAGAGGAGGTAATGGTGGTGGTGGAAATTAGATTTATTCTAAATGTTTTGTTTATGTTGTTTTTGTACCTTTACTTTTTCCAAGGACCATCTTTGTTTTGTGTGGTAATTTGTGTGACTGCCTAGAAAAACTTATTTATGCATGTTTGAAAAATGTGAAACTGCTAGAGAAATAAAGAAGTATTACTGACAggtataaatatcattttatttgtaGATTCTGATATTCATCTGTACATTTCCAAATGAGATTAGAATAAATggtataaacattatttttgcATGATAACTTTCTTAAATGGATTGTGTAGAGCATTTACCTCATAAAATGGGTCTAAGGTACATGACTCCAAGGGGTTATATTagatttcttaataaaaaatctaGTATAATTATCATAATTCCCTATTTTTGTGGATTTGTATATCATAGAAgcattaaaaaatatctttagtaaatctttgaatttaaaatttgaataatctttACATACTTTGTTTTCCTCTTGTAATATTTTGGATCTATATTTGTCTTTtgtactttatttattttgggtTGTTAATTTGGAACTGACATTGattgggcttgggcttgggcttgtATTTAGGAAAAATAAGTTGAAGCGACTTCGATTTGTATGGAGTTTCATTACAGACGAGAGATTAAGTAAAGCTActaaaaagatgtcatctatAGAAGAACTTCATATTGTTGGGGACATCAAACGTGTAAATCTTGAAATTGTTGGTCTCAACTGCCCTGGTTTAAAATCACtcacatttaaaaaaactatgTTTAATTACTAAAATCGAGTATACAGAGGAGAGTGGTGATGGAATTAGTTTTATAAGGTATGAGGAGGACTATGACGATGGAATTGATCCTAATTTTGATGCACTTGCTATCTCAAAAACAATGCCTCAGTTGCAACACCTTAACCTTATTGGTAATGGAATGACAAACGAAGGCCTATAGGCTATACTCGACTCTTGTCCTCGTCTAGAATCACTTGATCTTAGGAGGTGCTTTAGAGTTGACCTGAGAGCTGATCTTGTGTTGGACAAAAGATGTTTTTCCATAAAGGAATTTTACCACCCCGATGACTCTACTGATCCTAATGATGATGATTTTCAATCTTATGATGAGACTGATTTTGAATTCCCCAAAATTGAGTATTGGCAATGGTGATGTTAACTGTGATTTCCCTGGTAATTTCGCTGGTAatttagattttgttttgttGGATTATGAACATTTTTCtttgatgtttttttaaattattgaatatttatgtgttttaaattttaactatgaATTAGTAACTTCTAAACGAAtaagaaatgaaatcaaattaagatatttttttctaGGAGATATATCTTTTTTGAGTTGGATATGTTTGATGATGATTTGgtagattattaaaatatttatggtgGAGTActtaaatattgatttttttatggtgaagtatttaaatatttaaataattttttatttgaattatttattatcttttttattattccaaaaaaatataatatatatatatattaaaacatgtatattaatatattttattatttgatatatcCTCAAGACATTAatcaaaaaatgtttttttttattaatttttttgtaactagacttatgaaaaataaataaatataaataatccaTAATTTCTTTTACCAAAGCCCAAAACATACAACTCACTCTTCTTGTTGtatgaaagtaaaaataataattgattggATAAGCTCATGGGCTAGGTACATTTATCTTAAGTCAATCTTAATACCATTAAATTTCACTAAAATCAAATCAGTTACCCTAAGTCAtagttaaaaattttgaatttttttctcttattagcTATTATGTCTCTATAATTTGTATAGAGTTAAATCCATGTACATAGATTGAAATTCATTCTCATCAGTTTTGTATAATTATggattacatatttttataggATGATATCATGTTAAtcattatgataaaattaaacgaatttacattaaaatataattgtatcaaattattcagcatttaaatataaaaatttatcacgtccattaaaaaatacttgatgaatattttatttataaaattagtaaatttcaatttcaattgtaattgttttatattatttttcttaaaatatttttaatctggataaattttgaattatgacTCCACCATCAGTtcgaattattttatatttgttgattGAAGACCACGCGGACTAAATCACCGAATGAactgattaaaataatatttttctggtttatatataaatacttctctctctaaaataatAGAGTTTTCTGAATAATGTTATCGACTTCTCGTTCTCTCCGCTCGGCGGCGGACTCCTCTTCTATTACTCCTTGCCCGAAAAAAAAAGTAATCGAGGCTCGGAACTGGGTGGACTTCCTGGTGAAAAAAGGTTGGGATCATTGAAATACTGAACACTATCCCAATAGTATGTCACTCGTGGCATAAAATCAGTAAAGACCCTGAGCTCTGGCGCTACATCGACATGGAAAACCTCGACATTAAAAACCTCGTGCGTCTCCGCCCCACAGACTCTGATCTAGTTGAGATGACCAAGAATGCAATTGACCGGAGCTGTGGATAATTGATTGATCTCAAAATCGCAAGTTTTGGATGTCACGATCTCCTCATGCATCTTTCTAACAGGTATAAGAATCTTCTTCCACCCATagatattataaagaaaaaaatcctAAAGTATGTTTATGAAAGGGCATATATTATTGTCTTGTGCTCATGAATTTTATTAGGAAGAACTTTTGAATGACCTTTAAACGTTTGGTCTTTCATTCTTGAAGCATGAGTACCCTTAGAATGCAATGAAGAATATGATAacttaacctttttttattaaGGTTAATTTTATTGGTTATTTCTAATTCTAAATTGCAAAGAAAAGAATCATAAATTGTATGAATAGACATGAAAGGATATTGTGTTTTTCCCATCCATTCTAGCTTGATACAGTGAGTGACCGAtatagacattttttttatttaatttaacaaatatcaAACACAACACTTTTGATAAGTTGTTTTTACTTATTAGATATAAACTATTAACTTTTATTCCTAAATGATTGGTTTCttatagataataaattagaaaaatattgtttatgacCTATTGTGTTAGTTTTAGCCttttaaatttacttattattttgaattagcTTTAACCTTTTAagtttactaattttattttcttagatGGATTGCAACTAGAAATATCTTGGTCTGACTTAACCTATGGACTTGTCAAGTTTACCCTAGACCAGCATTGCATTATGAATGATTTCTTTTGAATAACTTGGTTTTTCTCGAGTTTATAGACATGTAAAAAAAGTTCTATATATATGAGgcatgtttaatttttatatttaatagaaattaGCACTTATCACCTATCAAGGTAACTCAGTGATAAGAATCGGTGTAAGAGACCAAAATATTATGGGTTCGATTTTATCTGaaaacgttttgagtttaagtgaATCGTGTATGTGGAGTGTAATTCTCctccaattttaaaaattagcaCTTATCTGAATTTTCTTGTTCATGATTTTCAATATTAACAGTTGGTTTGGCTAAATTGTATATTGCATATTTTGTTTGGACAAAAAGACTTGAAACCATCAATTAGGTCTTAATCTTTTCCATATGAATATggatttctttatattatttattgttttattaatgtGTAATGTGTATTGTTATATTCATTATCCATATCAATGATAGGCCAAAAGTGATAATTATATGTCTCTCAccaaataacaagaaaatagtATCTTATATATTGTTAGGTTTTTATGAACAACAagtctttttatatatatttgtctctTACATTTTGTTTATGTTGGGTGAGTCTTACTTGTTGGTTGATTGGGGATCTAATACTAACCGAACTTGAACTGGTATTTAGGAGAAATCCGTTGAGGAGT
It encodes the following:
- the LOC124925270 gene encoding putative F-box/LRR-repeat protein 23; translation: MSIGNGDVNGDFTGNFAVCHSWHKISKDPELWRYTDSDLVEMTKNAIDRSCGQLIDLKIASFGCDDLLIHLSNRWIATRIILTCLELVGRHCPGLKSLTFNQNGMFHEYESENEEAFAIARSMPELRHLSLFENPMSNNGLQAILYSCHHLESLDIRQCFSVKLVDCELSKICSSIKRLRDPHDCIDDYEFKFDSCILSTEPYHDFVSFEHSFM